From the genome of Halobellus litoreus, one region includes:
- a CDS encoding mandelate racemase/muconate lactonizing enzyme family protein, protein MQYEPFSLDLRSPLSTAAGAISRRDGFLVRVERGGVVGLGEATPLPGWTESHEDCVAALAAGRRPESILGELDDAGRPSHPAARHGVELAVADAAARAVDESLAAFLADRDPPETVPVNATVGDGSVDATAEATREAVDEGFGAIKVKVGARDPDVDEARLRAVRDAAGDGVELRADANGAWDVGTAIRLIDVAADLDFAYVEQPLGASEVEAHADLRGRGVEIALDESVAALGPERIFDADAADVVVCKPMALGGPIRTLDVARRASQRGVKSVVTTTIDAVVARAGAVHVAAALPDRTACGLATGSMLADDLAPDPAPVEDGRIHVPEGPGLAGDAFAALRDPSG, encoded by the coding sequence ATGCAGTACGAACCGTTCTCGCTCGATCTCCGGTCGCCGCTCTCGACCGCTGCCGGGGCGATCAGTCGCCGGGACGGGTTTCTCGTTCGCGTCGAGCGCGGGGGCGTCGTCGGCCTCGGGGAAGCGACGCCGCTGCCGGGGTGGACCGAATCACACGAGGACTGCGTCGCCGCACTCGCCGCCGGCCGGCGTCCCGAATCGATCCTCGGGGAACTCGACGACGCGGGGCGTCCGTCCCACCCGGCCGCCCGCCACGGCGTCGAACTCGCGGTCGCCGACGCGGCGGCCCGCGCGGTCGACGAGTCGCTGGCGGCGTTTCTCGCCGATCGCGATCCCCCCGAAACCGTCCCGGTGAACGCGACTGTCGGCGACGGATCGGTGGACGCGACCGCCGAAGCGACCCGAGAGGCGGTCGACGAGGGGTTCGGCGCGATCAAGGTGAAAGTCGGCGCGCGCGACCCGGACGTCGACGAGGCGCGCCTCCGGGCGGTTCGCGACGCCGCCGGCGACGGCGTCGAGCTCCGGGCGGACGCCAACGGCGCGTGGGACGTGGGGACGGCGATCCGACTGATCGACGTCGCCGCCGACCTGGACTTCGCCTACGTGGAACAGCCGCTCGGAGCGTCCGAAGTCGAAGCGCACGCCGACCTCCGAGGGCGCGGCGTCGAAATCGCGCTCGACGAGTCGGTAGCGGCGCTCGGGCCGGAGCGGATCTTCGACGCCGACGCGGCCGACGTGGTCGTCTGCAAGCCGATGGCGCTCGGCGGTCCGATCCGGACGCTCGACGTGGCACGTCGGGCCTCCCAGCGCGGCGTGAAGAGCGTCGTCACGACTACGATAGACGCCGTCGTGGCACGCGCGGGTGCGGTGCACGTCGCCGCGGCGCTCCCCGACAGGACCGCCTGTGGCCTCGCGACGGGATCGATGCTCGCGGACGACCTCGCGCCCGACCCGGCCCCCGTAGAAGACGGTCGGATACACGTTCCGGAGGGCCCGGGGCTCGCGGGCGACGCCTTCGCGGCCCTCCGCGACCCGTCCGGATGA
- a CDS encoding 1,4-dihydroxy-2-naphthoate polyprenyltransferase: MSTQEVTKRQAWVMAARPQTLPAAASPVVVGTGIAVHDGVFAVLPALAALVGAGLIQIGTNFANDYYDHVKGADTEEREGFTRVTAGGLIDPETVKRAMYLTFAASILLGTYLVYVGGVPILVIGLLSVASGIAYTGGPYPLGYHGLGDLFVFVFFGLVAVAGTYYVQAAAVLAAPFPVGIPPETLPLAVLVAALPVAALSTDILVVNNVRDKEEDATTGKRTLAVRFGYGFARAEFLSMLLLAYAVPLWFVRQPGFTAAVALPYLTLPYAVGITRTVLEETEGKVLNPTLERTGRLLAAYAVLFAVGLSFTTLPL, translated from the coding sequence ATGAGTACGCAGGAGGTCACGAAACGCCAAGCGTGGGTGATGGCGGCCCGCCCGCAGACGCTGCCGGCGGCCGCCTCACCGGTCGTCGTCGGCACCGGAATCGCCGTTCACGACGGCGTCTTTGCCGTCTTGCCAGCCCTTGCGGCGCTGGTCGGTGCCGGCCTCATACAGATCGGCACCAACTTCGCCAACGATTACTACGATCACGTCAAGGGCGCGGACACGGAGGAACGTGAGGGGTTCACCCGCGTCACGGCCGGGGGGTTGATCGACCCCGAGACGGTCAAGCGCGCGATGTATCTCACCTTCGCCGCGTCGATTCTCTTGGGCACCTATCTGGTCTACGTCGGCGGCGTGCCGATCCTCGTGATCGGACTCCTCTCGGTCGCCTCCGGCATCGCCTACACCGGCGGCCCCTACCCGCTCGGTTACCACGGTCTCGGCGACCTGTTCGTCTTCGTGTTCTTCGGTCTCGTCGCCGTCGCCGGGACCTACTACGTCCAAGCCGCGGCGGTGCTCGCGGCCCCGTTCCCGGTCGGCATCCCGCCGGAGACGCTCCCGCTCGCCGTCCTCGTCGCGGCGCTTCCCGTCGCGGCGCTGTCGACGGACATCCTCGTCGTCAACAACGTCCGTGACAAGGAAGAGGACGCCACCACCGGCAAGCGGACGCTCGCCGTCCGGTTCGGCTACGGGTTCGCCCGCGCGGAGTTCCTCTCGATGTTGCTTCTGGCGTACGCCGTGCCCCTGTGGTTCGTTCGTCAGCCCGGATTCACCGCCGCGGTCGCACTCCCGTATCTCACGCTCCCGTACGCCGTCGGCATCACGCGAACGGTACTCGAAGAGACGGAGGGGAAGGTACTCAATCCGACGCTGGAACGGACCGGGCGACTGCTCGCCGCCTACGCCGTCCTGTTCGCCGTCGGACTGTCGTTCACGACGCTGCCGCTGTGA
- a CDS encoding 1,4-dihydroxy-2-naphthoyl-CoA synthase: MVSELFDDARWEQIAGADAFDDITYHRAVDESAVRIAFDRPEKRNAFRPGTVDELYAALDDARKRADVGCVLLTGNGPSSKDGGWAFCAGGDQSVRGESGYEYRDDDEADEADDPLVREAKAGRLHILEVQRLIRFMPKPVVAVVPGWAVGGGHSLHVICDLTLASAEHAKFLQTDPDVASFDGGFGSAYLAKQVGQKKAREVFFRGKTYSAEEAVEMGMANEAIPHEELEEVALEWAAEMTDKSPTAIRMLKYAFNLTDDGLVGQQIFSGEATRLAYMTEEAQEGRDAFLEKRDPDFSGYPWHY; the protein is encoded by the coding sequence ATGGTCTCGGAACTCTTCGACGACGCGCGCTGGGAGCAGATAGCGGGTGCCGACGCCTTCGACGACATCACGTACCACCGGGCGGTCGACGAGAGCGCGGTTCGGATCGCCTTCGATCGGCCCGAGAAGCGAAACGCGTTCCGACCCGGCACCGTCGACGAACTCTACGCCGCCCTCGACGACGCCCGGAAGCGCGCCGACGTCGGGTGCGTGCTCCTGACCGGCAACGGCCCATCGTCGAAGGACGGCGGGTGGGCGTTCTGCGCCGGCGGTGACCAGTCCGTCCGGGGCGAGTCGGGATACGAGTACCGCGACGACGACGAGGCCGACGAGGCCGACGACCCGCTCGTCCGCGAGGCGAAAGCGGGTCGGCTCCACATCCTGGAGGTGCAGCGCCTCATCCGGTTTATGCCCAAGCCCGTCGTCGCCGTCGTCCCGGGGTGGGCGGTCGGCGGCGGACACTCGCTGCACGTCATCTGTGATCTGACGCTCGCCTCGGCAGAGCACGCGAAGTTCCTGCAGACCGATCCCGACGTGGCGTCGTTCGACGGCGGCTTCGGTTCGGCGTACCTCGCGAAGCAGGTCGGCCAGAAGAAGGCTCGGGAGGTGTTCTTCCGCGGCAAGACCTACTCCGCGGAGGAGGCCGTCGAGATGGGGATGGCGAACGAGGCGATTCCCCACGAGGAACTAGAGGAGGTCGCACTGGAATGGGCGGCCGAGATGACCGATAAATCGCCTACCGCGATACGAATGCTCAAGTACGCGTTCAACCTGACCGACGACGGGCTCGTCGGCCAGCAGATCTTCTCCGGGGAGGCGACGCGCCTGGCGTATATGACCGAGGAGGCCCAGGAGGGGCGGGACGCGTTCCTCGAAAAGCGGGATCCGGACTTTTCGGGCTATCCCTGGCACTACTAA
- the menD gene encoding 2-succinyl-5-enolpyruvyl-6-hydroxy-3-cyclohexene-1-carboxylic-acid synthase: MTGRNSGDGPDRNRDPNRNALWARVLVDELVAAGVDAVCLSPGSRSTPLTVAFDRHEDVHVFSHLDERSSAYFALGRARRTGEVTPLVCTSGTAAANYHPAVIEASQSRVPLLLLTADRPPEIRDSGANQTIDQEKLYGDAVRWYRDVAEPEATPRKLRSLRTTAARAVAKATGTPAGPVHLNFPFRKPLEPTPVEGDVPADLPAPAIEGRDGPFVDAAAGVPELDDDALRELASELSEPRGLLVAGPADAPGLDSEAVAAFAHASGFPVLADPLSGVRYGGLVRTTPVIGGYDGFLGERVREAWPDPDVVVRVGASPTSKPLRKYLAAVDARQYVVDPAAGWREAEFTATDLIVADPSRLLGRLSRLLAGPGSDAWRERWTGAEAAHAAVLDAEDAFCEGRILADVVDLAPDPATVFVSNSMPVRDLDRFGAPTTGSLTPLGNRGASGIDGIVSTALGAGSATTDDLTLVTGDLAYYHDMNGLLALGRCDVEATVVLVNNDGGGIFHMLPIEAYDPPFTPQFVTPHGLDFGPTEDLYDLSFARVEGEDREGFREAYAEATRRDGSHVVEVVTDAESSHEVREDLRQRAVERVLDETT; encoded by the coding sequence ATGACCGGACGGAATTCTGGCGACGGGCCCGACCGAAACCGCGACCCCAACCGCAACGCGCTCTGGGCCCGCGTGCTCGTCGACGAACTCGTCGCCGCCGGCGTCGACGCCGTCTGTCTCTCTCCGGGGAGTCGCTCGACACCGCTGACCGTCGCCTTCGACCGACACGAGGACGTCCACGTCTTTTCGCACCTCGACGAGCGCTCCTCGGCGTACTTCGCGCTCGGCCGCGCCCGACGGACGGGAGAGGTGACGCCGCTGGTGTGCACGTCGGGGACGGCCGCCGCGAACTACCACCCGGCAGTCATCGAGGCCTCGCAGTCCCGCGTGCCGCTGCTGCTCCTGACTGCGGATCGCCCGCCCGAGATCCGGGACTCGGGCGCGAACCAGACGATCGACCAGGAGAAGCTCTACGGCGACGCGGTCCGATGGTATCGAGACGTCGCCGAACCGGAGGCGACGCCGCGGAAGCTCCGCTCGCTCCGGACGACGGCGGCCCGCGCGGTGGCCAAGGCGACCGGCACCCCGGCCGGGCCGGTGCACTTGAATTTCCCGTTCCGGAAACCGCTGGAGCCCACGCCCGTGGAGGGCGACGTGCCCGCGGACCTCCCGGCTCCCGCCATCGAGGGCCGGGACGGACCGTTCGTCGACGCGGCCGCGGGGGTCCCCGAACTCGACGACGACGCGCTGCGGGAACTCGCGTCGGAGCTCTCGGAACCGCGCGGGCTGCTCGTCGCCGGACCCGCGGACGCGCCCGGACTCGATTCCGAGGCCGTCGCGGCGTTCGCTCACGCGAGTGGCTTTCCCGTCCTGGCAGACCCGCTCTCGGGTGTCAGGTACGGCGGGCTGGTTCGCACGACCCCGGTGATCGGCGGATACGACGGCTTCCTCGGCGAGCGCGTCCGCGAGGCGTGGCCGGACCCGGACGTCGTGGTTCGCGTCGGCGCGTCGCCGACGTCGAAACCGCTCCGCAAGTACCTCGCGGCCGTCGACGCTCGCCAGTACGTCGTCGACCCGGCCGCCGGGTGGCGCGAGGCGGAATTCACCGCGACGGATCTGATCGTCGCGGATCCGTCGCGCCTGCTGGGTCGCCTTTCCCGGCTGCTCGCCGGCCCCGGCAGCGACGCATGGCGCGAGCGCTGGACCGGCGCCGAAGCGGCACACGCGGCGGTCCTCGATGCGGAGGACGCGTTCTGCGAGGGCCGAATCCTCGCCGACGTCGTCGACCTCGCGCCGGACCCCGCCACCGTCTTCGTCTCGAACTCGATGCCCGTCCGCGACCTGGACCGGTTCGGCGCACCGACGACGGGGTCGCTGACCCCGCTCGGCAATCGCGGCGCCTCCGGCATCGACGGCATCGTCTCGACCGCCCTCGGGGCCGGTTCGGCGACCACAGACGATCTAACGCTCGTTACGGGCGATCTGGCCTATTACCACGATATGAACGGGCTGCTCGCGCTCGGCCGCTGCGACGTCGAGGCGACGGTCGTCCTCGTCAACAACGACGGCGGCGGCATCTTCCATATGCTCCCGATCGAGGCGTACGACCCGCCGTTCACCCCGCAGTTCGTGACGCCGCACGGCCTCGACTTCGGGCCGACGGAGGACCTCTACGACCTCTCGTTCGCGCGCGTGGAGGGCGAGGATCGAGAGGGGTTCCGCGAGGCGTACGCCGAGGCGACGCGTCGCGACGGCTCCCACGTCGTCGAGGTCGTGACCGACGCGGAGTCGAGCCACGAGGTTCGCGAAGACCTGCGCCAGCGGGCGGTCGAGCGGGTGCTCGACGAGACGACGTGA
- a CDS encoding isochorismate synthase codes for MESLRTDAAETTLVSRSVPIATPSFRAVLRDADAPRTVWSAPGEATVVGSGAAATLTADGSDRFASIREASESLFASGDVHAGTEAARPRLFGGFAFHGDSASGSPWEDFPGARFVFPRVQVTWTDDDAWLTVNAVGRDVDPETVESRLDRERDRIATLADPDPSVDPPGVTDRRRTTPRSEWRSGVEAVVSRIRSGDLRKVVLAQALDVDLAGRLSLPDVLSRLGRAYPECYRFLVEPEPSESRPQPSFFGATPERLVSLRGRTVETDALAGTTGRGETPAEDEWLAQELARDEKNAHEHDLVAETIEEQLSPFAGTVSAGSRRIKRLATVQHLWTPITATLDRDEHVLSLVEALHPTPAVGGLPPERALETIRDTEPFDRGWYAAPVGWIDAAGYGTFAVALRSAVVRGDTATLFAGVGIVADSDPDREWDEVQLKYRPILDELEREER; via the coding sequence ATGGAATCGTTGCGGACCGACGCGGCGGAGACTACACTCGTCAGCCGCTCGGTCCCCATCGCGACGCCGTCGTTCCGCGCCGTTCTGCGTGATGCCGACGCCCCCCGAACCGTCTGGAGCGCTCCGGGAGAGGCGACCGTCGTCGGCAGCGGTGCGGCGGCGACGCTCACCGCGGACGGATCGGATCGCTTCGCCTCGATCCGCGAGGCGTCGGAATCGCTCTTCGCCTCCGGCGACGTCCACGCCGGGACGGAGGCCGCCCGACCCAGGCTGTTCGGCGGGTTCGCCTTCCACGGCGACAGCGCGTCGGGGTCCCCGTGGGAGGATTTCCCCGGCGCGAGGTTCGTCTTCCCGCGCGTACAGGTCACCTGGACCGACGACGACGCGTGGCTGACGGTGAACGCGGTGGGGAGAGACGTCGACCCCGAGACCGTCGAATCCCGACTCGACCGAGAGCGGGACCGGATCGCCACCCTCGCCGACCCGGACCCGTCGGTCGATCCGCCCGGTGTCACCGACCGGCGACGTACCACCCCGCGGTCCGAGTGGCGTTCGGGCGTCGAGGCCGTCGTCTCGCGCATCCGATCGGGCGACCTCCGGAAGGTCGTCCTCGCGCAGGCGCTCGACGTCGACCTGGCGGGGCGGCTCTCGCTCCCGGACGTTCTCAGCCGCCTCGGCCGGGCCTATCCGGAGTGCTACCGGTTCCTGGTCGAACCCGAGCCCTCGGAGTCGCGTCCGCAACCCTCGTTCTTCGGAGCGACTCCCGAGCGACTCGTCTCGCTTCGCGGCCGGACCGTCGAGACCGACGCGCTCGCGGGGACGACGGGCCGCGGCGAGACGCCGGCCGAAGACGAGTGGCTCGCACAGGAACTCGCGCGGGACGAGAAGAACGCCCACGAGCACGACCTCGTCGCCGAGACGATCGAGGAACAGCTCTCGCCGTTCGCGGGCACCGTCAGCGCCGGGTCCCGCCGGATCAAACGCCTCGCGACCGTCCAGCACCTCTGGACGCCGATCACGGCGACGCTGGACCGCGACGAGCACGTCCTCTCGCTGGTCGAGGCGCTGCACCCGACGCCCGCGGTCGGGGGGCTTCCGCCGGAACGAGCCCTGGAGACGATCCGGGACACGGAGCCGTTCGACCGCGGCTGGTACGCCGCGCCGGTCGGCTGGATCGACGCCGCGGGATACGGGACGTTCGCCGTCGCGCTCCGCTCGGCGGTGGTCCGCGGCGACACCGCGACGCTGTTCGCGGGCGTCGGCATCGTCGCCGACTCCGACCCGGACCGAGAGTGGGACGAAGTGCAGTTGAAGTACCGGCCGATACTGGACGAACTGGAGCGGGAGGAACGATGA
- a CDS encoding sulfite oxidase-like oxidoreductase, translating into MDEDVTDIYEEFGDSRLPPGQRETEDFPVLSKSGTPSWKRETWSFDVWGAVETERTFDFEEFRDLPATTQRQDFHCVTGWSTFDREFTGVPFPTLAAAAGVRDDATHVLFHALDGYTTDLPLSDCMRESVLFAYRLDGEPLPEPHGGPLRVLTPHKYAYKGAKWVDGVEFLTESERGYWEQRGYSASANPWNEERYG; encoded by the coding sequence ATGGACGAGGACGTGACGGACATCTACGAGGAGTTCGGTGACTCTCGCCTCCCACCGGGACAGCGCGAGACTGAGGACTTCCCCGTGCTCTCGAAGAGCGGGACGCCCTCCTGGAAGCGCGAAACGTGGTCGTTCGACGTCTGGGGTGCCGTCGAGACGGAGCGCACGTTCGACTTCGAGGAGTTCCGGGACCTCCCCGCGACGACCCAGCGACAGGACTTCCACTGCGTCACGGGATGGAGTACGTTCGACCGCGAATTCACCGGGGTCCCGTTTCCGACGCTGGCGGCGGCGGCCGGGGTTCGAGACGACGCGACGCACGTGCTCTTTCACGCTCTCGACGGCTACACCACGGACCTTCCGCTCTCGGACTGTATGCGCGAGTCGGTGCTTTTCGCCTACCGGCTGGACGGCGAGCCGCTGCCCGAACCCCACGGCGGTCCGCTTCGAGTCCTCACGCCGCACAAGTACGCCTACAAAGGAGCAAAGTGGGTCGACGGCGTCGAGTTCCTCACCGAGTCCGAGCGGGGATACTGGGAGCAGCGCGGCTACTCCGCCTCGGCGAACCCCTGGAACGAGGAACGGTACGGTTGA
- a CDS encoding ribbon-helix-helix domain-containing protein: MPKVNINVPEHLEMQIAQLVDQGEFVNREEAIEELLSTGLRAFKTSGPMDEDDRFEDDGMMGHEDEYVF; the protein is encoded by the coding sequence ATGCCCAAGGTGAACATCAACGTCCCCGAACACCTCGAGATGCAGATCGCACAACTCGTCGACCAGGGCGAGTTCGTCAACCGGGAGGAAGCCATCGAGGAACTGCTCTCCACAGGTCTGCGAGCGTTCAAAACGAGCGGCCCGATGGACGAAGACGATCGCTTCGAAGACGACGGAATGATGGGCCACGAGGACGAGTACGTCTTCTGA
- a CDS encoding UPF0058 family protein, which yields MHKDELLELHEQMVTIKDNFAARENVDGSIFDKYENLDVDPSHVHKSKSEHKHAVFVLGNALATAMSEDEFSNAGRVGKRMEELAKDAEGKL from the coding sequence ATGCACAAAGACGAGCTCTTGGAACTGCACGAGCAGATGGTGACCATCAAGGACAACTTCGCCGCGCGCGAAAACGTCGACGGCAGCATCTTCGACAAGTACGAGAACCTCGACGTCGACCCCTCACACGTGCACAAGTCCAAGAGCGAGCACAAACACGCCGTCTTCGTGCTCGGAAACGCGCTCGCGACCGCGATGAGCGAGGACGAGTTCTCGAACGCCGGGCGCGTGGGCAAACGGATGGAGGAACTCGCCAAAGACGCCGAGGGGAAACTCTGA
- a CDS encoding rhomboid family intramembrane serine protease yields the protein MESLPAELLLRVGVVAALLFSLGVVFVVDRPSTFGARLRRRFVLGVPWGTLVSAGFVLAVYLFLQGGYEYWYSPVTIPFRAWSYLYPLGIASAAFSHSGAGHLIGNLVGTLTLAPLAEYAWGHFPRERGSQSFGSLRTNPYVRAFAVFPAAVLVVGLLTSIFAIGPIIGFSGVVFAFAGVALVNYPLGTVVALASGGALRLVYNTLRTPVLTASGRPGYITPWWADIAIQGHALGLLIGVLLGLVVVRARSRDARPSARRLWLGTILVAVEQSLWAVYWFRGGETYVLYRAVGVMLVAALALVVAFAVVARDDPLFTRALGGDSEVQRASASRTKTGDSGAVRNWQVAAVVLLLSTAAVAGPAVPANLFTASSGELPGEERTVRDYEVTYAEDVENGLVAVVDVEAFGETTAVNTSGVIVRSERRGIWTTAVTKGRLAFDGQVAVRLGGVGWRETVYAERDGWNVLGNGTAYRVALGDNESGRVVYTSDPVTAAPTLANRNVSVVPTRNGYFLRVDRGNQSLSAQMPAKNESVTVNGLTFTRNESRVFVTYDGTRLQLLAKESYE from the coding sequence ATGGAGTCCCTCCCGGCGGAGTTGCTGCTACGCGTCGGCGTCGTGGCCGCACTGCTTTTCTCTCTCGGGGTCGTTTTCGTCGTCGATCGGCCGTCTACGTTCGGCGCGCGACTCCGGCGACGGTTCGTCCTCGGCGTCCCGTGGGGCACGCTCGTCTCCGCCGGGTTCGTGCTCGCGGTCTATCTCTTCCTCCAGGGCGGGTACGAGTACTGGTACTCCCCCGTCACGATCCCGTTCCGTGCCTGGTCGTACTTATATCCGCTCGGAATCGCCAGCGCCGCGTTCTCACACAGCGGCGCGGGACATCTCATTGGCAACCTCGTCGGGACGCTGACGCTCGCGCCGCTGGCGGAATACGCCTGGGGACACTTCCCGCGCGAGCGCGGGTCACAGTCGTTCGGTTCACTGCGGACGAACCCCTACGTCCGGGCGTTCGCTGTCTTTCCGGCCGCCGTACTCGTCGTGGGGCTACTCACCTCGATATTCGCGATCGGTCCAATCATCGGCTTTTCCGGCGTCGTCTTCGCGTTCGCCGGCGTCGCCCTCGTCAACTACCCGCTGGGGACCGTCGTCGCACTCGCCAGCGGTGGGGCGCTTCGATTGGTGTACAACACCCTCCGGACGCCGGTGCTCACCGCGAGCGGCCGTCCGGGGTACATCACGCCGTGGTGGGCCGACATCGCCATCCAGGGCCACGCGCTCGGGCTACTTATCGGCGTCCTCCTCGGCCTCGTGGTCGTCCGGGCCCGGTCGCGGGACGCCCGACCGAGCGCGCGGCGCCTCTGGCTGGGGACGATCCTCGTCGCCGTCGAACAGTCGCTGTGGGCCGTCTACTGGTTCCGCGGCGGCGAAACGTACGTGCTGTATCGGGCCGTAGGCGTGATGCTCGTCGCGGCGCTCGCGCTCGTCGTCGCCTTCGCCGTCGTCGCTCGCGACGACCCGCTCTTCACCCGGGCACTCGGCGGCGACAGCGAGGTGCAACGCGCCTCTGCGAGCCGGACGAAGACCGGCGACAGCGGCGCCGTCCGCAACTGGCAGGTGGCCGCCGTGGTCCTCCTGCTTTCGACGGCGGCCGTCGCGGGTCCCGCGGTCCCCGCGAACCTCTTTACCGCCAGTTCCGGGGAGCTCCCGGGCGAAGAACGGACCGTGCGCGACTACGAGGTGACGTACGCCGAGGACGTCGAGAACGGCCTCGTCGCGGTCGTCGACGTCGAGGCCTTCGGCGAGACGACCGCGGTCAACACCTCGGGCGTCATCGTCCGTAGCGAACGGCGCGGCATCTGGACGACGGCGGTCACGAAAGGTCGGCTCGCCTTCGACGGCCAGGTCGCCGTCCGCCTCGGCGGCGTCGGGTGGCGCGAGACGGTCTACGCCGAGCGGGACGGCTGGAACGTGCTCGGGAACGGGACGGCCTACCGCGTCGCGCTCGGCGACAACGAGTCGGGTCGGGTCGTGTACACGTCCGATCCCGTGACCGCGGCGCCGACGCTCGCAAACCGGAACGTCTCCGTCGTCCCGACACGGAACGGGTACTTCCTCCGCGTCGATCGCGGCAACCAGTCCCTCAGCGCTCAGATGCCGGCGAAGAACGAGTCGGTCACGGTCAACGGGCTGACGTTCACGCGCAACGAGTCCCGCGTGTTCGTCACCTACGACGGGACTCGGCTACAGTTACTCGCGAAAGAGAGCTACGAGTGA
- a CDS encoding METTL5 family protein translates to MGTKSALETQLAVVAGFEDPQADLEQYPTPPELAAHVVHVADLNGDVADRLVVDLGTGTGMLALGAALRGPARVVGLDVDRAALSTAAENRRRVGTRTPIDWIHADATRAPICPDGPTTVLMNPPFGAQHGNEHADRAFLETAASISEVSYSVHNAGSREFVESFAADHGGEVTHAFQAALSLERQFDFHEADTEEIEAEVYRIEWAGSAGEADGLADDSPGA, encoded by the coding sequence ATGGGAACGAAGTCGGCGCTGGAGACGCAACTGGCGGTCGTCGCGGGGTTCGAGGACCCGCAGGCGGATCTCGAACAGTATCCCACGCCGCCGGAGTTGGCCGCCCACGTCGTCCACGTCGCGGATCTGAACGGGGACGTCGCGGACCGGTTGGTCGTCGATCTGGGGACCGGTACCGGGATGTTGGCGCTCGGGGCCGCGCTCAGAGGCCCGGCGCGGGTCGTCGGCCTCGACGTCGACCGCGCGGCGCTTTCCACGGCCGCGGAAAACCGTCGACGAGTCGGGACGCGAACGCCGATCGACTGGATCCACGCCGACGCGACGCGCGCGCCGATCTGCCCCGACGGACCGACGACCGTCCTGATGAATCCGCCGTTCGGCGCCCAGCACGGGAACGAACACGCCGACCGGGCCTTCCTCGAAACCGCCGCGTCGATATCGGAGGTCTCCTATTCGGTTCACAACGCGGGATCCCGGGAGTTCGTCGAGTCTTTCGCGGCCGATCACGGTGGCGAGGTCACGCACGCCTTCCAAGCGGCGCTCTCCCTGGAGCGACAGTTCGACTTCCACGAGGCCGACACAGAGGAGATCGAGGCCGAGGTCTACCGGATCGAGTGGGCCGGCAGTGCGGGCGAAGCCGACGGCCTGGCGGACGACAGCCCCGGGGCGTAG
- a CDS encoding DMT family transporter, whose product MSWYLLLLAGLFEIGWAIGLEYSEGFSKPVPTLATGIAIVASMVLLARAVEDLPIGTAYAVWTGIGAVGTASLGVVLFDEPASLLRVAFIGLIVVGITGLHVVSGG is encoded by the coding sequence ATGTCGTGGTATCTCCTGCTGCTCGCGGGCCTGTTCGAGATCGGCTGGGCGATCGGTCTCGAGTACTCGGAGGGCTTCTCGAAGCCGGTGCCGACGCTCGCAACCGGGATCGCCATCGTCGCCAGTATGGTGCTTCTGGCCAGGGCCGTCGAGGACCTCCCGATCGGCACGGCGTACGCCGTCTGGACCGGCATCGGAGCCGTCGGAACGGCCTCTTTGGGCGTCGTCCTCTTCGACGAACCGGCGTCGCTCCTGCGCGTGGCCTTCATCGGCCTGATCGTCGTCGGTATCACGGGCCTGCACGTCGTTTCCGGTGGCTAA